A section of the Thermoplasmata archaeon genome encodes:
- a CDS encoding 50S ribosomal protein L39e: MARNKHVSKKIRLLKVMNTNQRVPAWVMMRTARKVQQNPQRRSWRRGRLKI, translated from the coding sequence ATGGCAAGAAACAAGCACGTATCTAAAAAAATTAGGTTATTAAAAGTCATGAACACAAATCAGAGAGTTCCAGCATGGGTAATGATGCGCACAGCCAGAAAAGTGCAACAAAATCCACAGCGAAGAAGCTGGAGACGTGGTAGGTTAAAGATCTAA